In Cryptomeria japonica chromosome 10, Sugi_1.0, whole genome shotgun sequence, a genomic segment contains:
- the LOC131045549 gene encoding uncharacterized protein LOC131045549, translating to MAVVSNSLVFTGSKPSQKFSEAMHAQKLESSFVGESSKLKKVNGCLPRSQDRPVLVISPESVQEDIAYWSQHVLICKFLGIRIPLSALESWIHRTWHVEGDFDLLVAANGYFMVDFSSISDRNRVFEGGPYFYNHVGLFIKPWHSGFNATEDLPTRVPVWVRLPWLPLEFWREDILLRIAALLGKPAAIAQNTLEKKVFSYARICVEIDLNNPFPDSLEIFIGSASWIQPPDYESLPFRCRFCHEYGHLQRQCPRASKAAGVSSSPSSGPSVEKGDKGKESGVEGGPDKDGFIPVKQRNKGRGHKRAFKDSQNDQGFNRFEVLDNLAMEEGIPVELSAGASGMDVGMDTGLEKAIVVQNSSSALVQGSSEPPGASVDVQDDIVLAYLAKAVFSSGKGRGSSPSLGVLQCPLKKGHFEFSSKVGRKKDADKLKSAGDLLETKLMVDLMFQHAPRIWFSGQCQCIGSRGTSGGLALFWDPRKVVPHWWISSQSAISMVASILESAGDFNAVLSLEEKRGGLPRLGPVSDMFRTNVDSLALMDVKPSNGIFTWNNRRSGPEAIAQRLDRFLVSCSWVRGSLVICSEILDWRGSDHWPIKFSTLAFPNPKNPPFKFQLMWLRDPSLGDLVAQWWRDGAPAYGTSMYSLVKKLQYVKFHLKRWNRLSFGNFWARKREALDRLAVITRQIRDLGFSEALGHAESQALKLVEEWELCEEIFWKQKARIDWLQEGDRNTAFFHYSVQAHRNKCFISSLVNSEGISISAQHALSREARQYYSNLFTEDFVPAEADENRVLACIPSLISNEVNASLIRPVTLSEVEEVVFGMNKGKAPGPNGFPVEFFQEFWDIVKQDLLEVVCESLHSKQMLHALNATFLVLIPKKEGADKLDLFRPIALYNVAYKIITKLMAERLKSCLPMIISEEQGGFVARRQILDGVVVASEAIHSMATSQERSMFIKLDMAKAYDRVKWSFLQKILLAFGFSSDWVSWVLSCVTSSSFSVIMNGEPSELFGATRGLRQGDPLSPYLFIILAEGLGRLLKSQVSHGLIHGWQWGMGLPTLSHLQFMDDTSLMGLARIREADSFRKTLDIYLAASGQRVNEKKSSIFFFNTPQAIQHRIAAILRFQIGTLPFVYLGIPLTVGRLPRSSWQQLLDKLRRKVSH from the exons ATGGCTGTGGTTTCCAATAGTCTGGTTTTTACAGGCTCGAAGCCATCTCAAAAATTTTCAGAGGCTATGCATGCACAAAAATTGGAGTCATCTTTTGTGGGTGAGAGCTCTAAGCTCAAGAAAGTGAACGGATGTCTGCCACGGAGTCAAGATCGGCCCGTTTTGGTTATCTCTCCGGAATCTGTCCAAGAAGATATCGCTTATTGGAGCCAACATGTTTTGATCTGCAAGTTCTTGGGTATTCGGATTCCTCTCTCGGCATTAGAATCTTGGATCCATCGAACCTGGCATGTTGAGGGGGATTTTGATTTATTGGTAGCTGCAAATGGCTATTTCATGGTCGATTTTTCTAGTATCTCGGACCGTAATCGTGTTTTTGAAGGAGGGCCATATTTTTACAATCATGTTGGCTTGTTCATTAAGCCCTGGCATAGTGGTTTTAATGCGACAGAAGATCTTCCTACTCGGGTTCCTGTTTGGGTGCGTCTTCCATGGCTGCCGTTGGAGTTTTGGAGAGAGGATATTCTGCTTCGGATTGCTGCTCTGTTGGGGAAACCGGCTGCCATTGCTCAAAATACTTTGGAGAAAAAGGTATTTTCTTATGCTCGCATCTGCGTTGAAATTGACTTAAATAATCCTTTTCCAGACTCTTTGGAAATTTTTATTGGCTCGGCTTCGTGGATTCAACCGCCTGATTATGAGTCCCTCCCTTTTCGTTGCCGCTTCTGTCACGAGTATGGACACCTTCAGCGCCAGTGTCCTCGGGCATCCAAAGCTGCTGGGgtgtcttcttctccttcttctgggCCCTCGGTGGAGAAAGGGGATAAAGGGAAGGAATCTGGGGTTGAGGGTGGGCCTGATAAGGATGGCTTTATCCCTGTTAAGCAGAGAAATAAAGGGAGGGGGCACAAGCGGGCCTTTAAGGATAGTCAGAATGATCAGGGTTTCAATCGGTTTGAGGTCCTAGATAATCTGGCTATGGAGGAAGGGATTCCTGTTGAGCTTTCTGCTGGGGCCTCTGGTATGGATGTTGGGATGGATACAGGGCTGGAGAAAGCGATTGTTGTGCAGAATTCGTCTTCGGCATTGGTGCAGGGGAGTTCGGAGCCTCCTGGGGCCTCTGTAGATGTGCAGGATGATATTGTTTTAGCATATTTGGCTAAGGCAGTGTTTTCTTCAGGCAAAGGGCGAGGATCGTCTCCTTCCTTGGGGGTGTTGCAATGCCCTCTCAAGAAGGGACATTTTGAATTTTCTTCGAAAGTTGGTCGTAAGAAGGATGCAGACAAGCTTAAATCTGCTGGGGATCTTTTG GAAACTAAGCTTATGGTGGATCTCATGTTTCAACATGCTCCTCGTATTTGGTTTTCTGGCCAGTGTCAGTGTATTGGATCTAGGGGAACCTCTGGGGGTCTGGCTCTTTTCTGGGATCCTCGTAAGGTTGTCCCTCATTGGTGGATTTCCAGCCAGTCTGCTATTTCTATGGTGGCCTCGATTTTGGAATCTG CTGGTGACTTCAATGCTGTGTTGAGCTTGGAGGAGAAAAGAGGAGGGCTGCCTAGGCTTGGCCCTGTTTCAGATATGTTTCGGACTAATGTGGACTCTCTAGCATTGATGGATGTAAAACCCTCTAATGGAattttcacttggaataatagacgGAGTGGGCCTGAAGCGATTGCCCAGCGGCTTGATCGTTTCCTTGTCTCTTGCTCTTGGGTTAGAGGTAGCTTGGTCATTtgctctgagattcttgactggcgTGGCTCTGATCATTGGCCAATTAAGTTTTCGACTTTAGCTTTTCCAAATCCTAAGAACCCCCCTTTCAAATTCCAGCTCATGTGGTTGCGTGATCCGTCTTTAGGTGATCTTGTGGCTCAATGGTGGCGGGATGGCGCCCCTGCCTATGGTACATCTATGTATTCTCTGGTTAAGAAGTTGCAATATGTTAAGTTTCATCTTAAGCGATGGAATAGGTTGAGTTTTGGTAATTTTTGGGCTAGGAAAAGAGAAGCGCTGGACCGCCTTGCTGTGATTACCCGTCAGATTCGGGATTTGGGCTTCTCGGAGGCTCTTGGGCATGCTGAATCCCAGGCTCTGAAATTGGTGGAAGAGTGGGAGCTCTGTGAagagattttctggaaacaaaaggctaggattgattggcttcaagagggtGATCGGAATACGGCCTTTTTCCATTATTCTGTACAAGCTCATCGAAATAAGTGCTTTATCTCTTCTCTTGTTAACTCTGAGGGTATTTCAATCTCTGCTCAACATGCTCTGTCTAGAGAGGCTCGTCAGTACTACTCTAATCTTTTCACTGAGGATTTTGTACCTGCTGAGGCTGATGAAAATAGAGtccttgcttgtattccttctttAATTTCTAATGAGGTGAATGCTTCTCTTATTCGCCCGGTGACTCTGTCTGAAGTGGAGGAGGTGGTGTTTGGGATGAACAAAGGGAAAGCCCCTGGCCCTAACGGGTTCCCAGTTGAGTTTTTCCAGGAGTTTTGGGATATTGTGAAGCAGGATTTGTTAGAGGTGGTTTGTGAGTCTCTTCATAGTAAGCAGATGCTTCACGCCTTGAATGCTACTTTTCTGgttctcattcctaagaaggaaggTGCTGACAAACTTGATCTCTTTAGACCTATTGCACTCTATAATGTGGCGTATAAGATTATTACGAAGTTGATGGCTGAGAGACTCAAATCTTGTTTGCCAATGATTATTTCTGAGGAGCAAGGCGGCTTTGTGGCTAGGCGGCAAATTCTGGATGGGGTGGTGGTTGCGTCTGAAGCCATTCATTCCATGGCTACTTCTCAGGAGAggtctatgtttatcaagttggatatggccaaagcctatgatagagttaaATGGAGTTTTCTTCAGAAGATTCTATTGGCCTTTGGTTTTTCCTCTGATTGGGTGAGTTGGGTGTTGAGTTGTGTGACTTCTTCCTCCTTTTCGGTTATTATGAATGGGGAGCCTTCTGAGCTTTTTGGGGCTACTAGGGGTCTTCGTCAGGGGGATCCGCTCTctccttatttgtttattattctggCTGAGGGGCTTGGCCGTCTTCTTAAATCTCAGGTTTCTCATGGCTTGATTCATGGTTGGCAGTGGGGGATGGGCTTGCCTACACTTTCTCATCTCCAATTCATGGATGATACCTCTCTTATGGGTCTGGCTCGTATTAGGGAGGCTGATTCCTTCAGGAAAACTTTGGACATCTACCTTGCGGCTTCGGGCCAGAGAGTCAATGAGAAAaagtcttctattttcttctttaatactcctcaAGCTATCCAGCATAGGATTGCTGCCATTCTGCGGTTTCAAATTGGAACTCTTCCCTttgtttatttgggtattcctcttaCTGTTGGCCGTCTGCCCAGATCTTCTTGGCAGCAGTTGCTTGATAAGCTTAGGAGAAAGGTTTCTCATTAG